The following are encoded together in the Serratia odorifera genome:
- the yvcK gene encoding uridine diphosphate-N-acetylglucosamine-binding protein YvcK, whose protein sequence is MRNRTLADLDRVVALGGGHGLGRVMSSLSSLGSRLTGIVTTTDNGGSTGRIRRSEGGIAWGDTRNCLNQLITEPSVASAMFEYRFSGNGELSGHNLGNLMLKALDHLSVRPLEAINLVRSLLKVDAALIPMSEQPVDLMAHDHEGNHVYGEVNVDQLTAMPQELMLSPHVHATREAVDAIAQADLILIGPGSFLTSLMPLLLLDDLTQALRRSSANLIYIDNLGRELSVAAAALSLKDKLDLMEEKIGRKMIDAVIVSPAINSASVQDRVVIQQNLEASDIPYRHDRQLLRQALERALIELAARP, encoded by the coding sequence ATGCGTAATCGTACCCTCGCCGATCTGGATCGCGTGGTGGCATTAGGCGGCGGCCATGGCCTTGGCCGCGTGATGTCATCGCTGTCGTCTTTGGGATCCCGCCTGACCGGCATCGTCACCACCACCGATAATGGCGGCTCCACCGGGCGGATCCGTCGCTCTGAGGGCGGCATTGCCTGGGGTGATACCCGGAACTGCCTGAACCAGCTGATAACCGAACCCAGCGTCGCCTCCGCCATGTTTGAATACCGTTTCAGCGGCAACGGCGAGCTGTCGGGACATAATCTGGGTAATCTGATGCTGAAGGCACTCGATCACCTGAGCGTGCGGCCGCTGGAAGCGATCAACCTGGTTCGCAGTCTGTTGAAAGTCGATGCGGCGTTGATCCCGATGTCGGAACAGCCGGTGGATCTGATGGCACACGATCACGAAGGCAATCACGTCTATGGCGAAGTCAATGTCGATCAACTGACCGCGATGCCGCAGGAATTGATGCTGTCGCCGCATGTGCACGCCACCCGAGAAGCGGTGGATGCGATTGCGCAGGCGGATTTGATTCTGATTGGCCCGGGCAGTTTCCTGACCAGCCTGATGCCGCTGCTGTTGCTTGACGATTTGACCCAGGCCCTGCGCCGCAGTAGCGCCAACCTGATTTATATCGACAATCTGGGGCGCGAGCTCAGCGTTGCCGCCGCCGCGCTGTCGCTAAAAGACAAGCTGGATCTGATGGAAGAAAAGATCGGCCGTAAAATGATCGACGCAGTGATCGTCAGCCCGGCGATCAATAGCGCTTCGGTGCAGGATCGGGTTGTGATTCAGCAAAACCTTGAGGCCAGCGACATTCCCTACCGTCACGATCGCCAACTCCTGCGCCAGGCGCTCGAAAGGGCGCTGATTGAACTGGCGGCACGCCCTTAG